One genomic region from Mesorhizobium terrae encodes:
- a CDS encoding ABC transporter permease: MMTTAVDLPPTRPVSGVQRPGFLRRLFSDYGQELVVLGAIVALFAVVTLVNPRFVSANNLTTIFSGNAYIAVAAIGMAMVIVTGHIDVSVGALIGVLATISGTLAVAGYPVWVAWLAPVLVGMAVNAIIGVLVAYARIPSIVVTLGALSILRGGLISVTGGTWITNLPPDFLIAQKDVFGLPVPLVTMVVLTVLAALWMRFSAFGRSLYAIGGNAEAALATGIPVERRTVAVFVIHGAFAGLATILFATQLQVIQSTVPPNLELTVITAAVIGGVSILGGSGTVIGSTLATILFATIGSALIFVNVSAYWLRAVIGLLILATVLADMLRRRSRI, translated from the coding sequence ATGATGACAACCGCCGTCGACCTTCCGCCGACCCGGCCGGTCTCTGGCGTGCAGAGACCCGGGTTCCTCAGGCGCCTGTTCTCGGACTATGGCCAGGAACTGGTCGTGCTCGGTGCCATTGTCGCGCTGTTCGCGGTGGTGACGCTGGTCAATCCGCGCTTTGTCAGCGCCAACAATCTGACCACGATCTTTTCCGGCAACGCCTATATCGCCGTCGCCGCCATCGGCATGGCAATGGTCATCGTCACCGGCCATATCGACGTGTCGGTAGGTGCGCTCATCGGCGTGCTGGCGACTATTTCCGGCACGCTTGCCGTCGCCGGCTATCCTGTCTGGGTGGCATGGCTGGCACCCGTCTTGGTCGGCATGGCCGTCAACGCGATCATCGGCGTCCTGGTCGCCTATGCGCGCATCCCATCCATCGTGGTGACGTTGGGCGCGCTGTCGATCCTGCGCGGCGGTTTGATCAGCGTGACCGGCGGCACCTGGATCACCAACCTGCCACCCGATTTCCTGATCGCGCAGAAAGATGTGTTCGGCCTGCCGGTCCCGCTCGTCACCATGGTCGTCCTCACTGTTCTCGCCGCCCTGTGGATGCGCTTCTCGGCCTTCGGGCGTTCGCTCTATGCCATTGGCGGCAATGCGGAAGCAGCGCTCGCCACCGGCATCCCGGTCGAGCGCCGCACCGTTGCGGTGTTCGTCATCCATGGCGCCTTTGCCGGGCTGGCCACGATCCTGTTCGCCACGCAGCTGCAGGTGATCCAGTCCACCGTGCCGCCCAATCTCGAACTCACCGTCATCACCGCCGCCGTCATCGGCGGCGTGTCGATCCTCGGTGGCTCCGGAACCGTCATCGGTTCGACGCTGGCAACGATCCTGTTCGCCACGATCGGCTCGGCGCTGATCTTCGTCAATGTTTCGGCCTATTGGCTGCGCGCGGTGATCGGCCTGCTGATCCTGGCAACCGTGCTTGCCGACATGCTGCGCCGTCGTAGCCGGATATGA